From the genome of Vicia villosa cultivar HV-30 ecotype Madison, WI linkage group LG2, Vvil1.0, whole genome shotgun sequence, one region includes:
- the LOC131651277 gene encoding uncharacterized protein LOC131651277 translates to MVKRKRICQILSKAKADICFIQETKIRKMEEGIINSIWGKELCEWSALDSEGQSGGLVTIWKKGVIRSEFSFKAKGLLGINASWEGINCYFLNVYSSCEIAEKRILWNQLIEWKNKFPKGEWIIGGDFNAIKVGSERIGRLRTNRVEMEEFSRVIELLEVIDLPVVGNKFTWINSNGKAKSRINRILLSDGIIDKWKIVAQVTGNRDISDHRLVWIKACNKNWGAKPFKVFNCWYEHPEFENFVREVWNSQQVTGTSAFVLKEKIKRLRERLCWWNLNVFGWLDLRIEEDVEELNKLEEELVVSTIQGEDSNHIRKDLQTNIWKNLHYKESVLKQKARVRWIKEGDNNSKYFHSCLKSRSRRNNIVSLQTAQGTLEGVEDIKAEDFHNRASLPRALSASFIALIPKVEHPQGLEEFRPICLIGCIYKIVSKLLAARLRVVIGKLVSNSQTAFVPGRQILDGVLVANEIIDLAKRTSDIVESTSQM, encoded by the exons ATGGTAAAGAGAAAGAGAATTTGTCAAATTTTGTCGAAGGCAAAGGCTGACATATGCTTTATTCAAGAAACCAAGATTAGGAAGATGGAGGAAGGGATAATCAATAGTATATGGGGAAAGGAGTTGTGCGAATGGTCAGCTTTGGATTCTGAAGGTCAATCGGGTGGTTTGGTTACAATTTGGAAGAAAGGAGTTATCAGGTCTGAGTTTAGCTTCAAAGCAAAAGGTCTGCTGGGAATCAATGCTTCATGGGAAGGTATAAATTGTTACTTCCTCAATGTATACTCTTCTTGTGAAATTGCTGAAAAGAGAATTCTGTGGAATCAATTGATTGAATGGAAAAATAAGTTCCCAAAAGGAGAATGGATAATAGGTGGGGATTTCAACGCAATTAAGGTGGGAAGTGAGAGGATTGGGAGGCTGCGAACTAACAGAGTAGAGATGGAGGAGTTCTCAAGAGTAATAGAATTATTGGAGGTGATTGACTTACCAGTTGTAGGGAACAAGTTCACTTGGATAAACTCAAATGGCAAGGCAAAGAGCAGAATTAACAGAATTCTATTGTCGGATGGTATTATTGATAAGTGGAAGATAGTTGCTCAGGTAACGGGAAACAGAGATATATCTGATCACAGGCTAGTGTGGATAAAAGCTTGCAACAAAAACTGGGGGGCAAAACCTTTCAAGGTATTTAATTGCTGGTATGAACATCCCGAGTTCGAAAATTTTGTGAGGGAGGTATGGAATTCGCAACAAGTTACGGGCACGAGTGCGTTTGTCTTAAAGGAAAAAATCAAACGTCTAAGAGAAAGGCTATGTTGGTGGAATCTCAACGTATTTGGATGGCTAGACCTGAGAATTGAGGAGGATGTTGAAGAGTTAAACAAGCTGGAAGAGGAACTAGTGGTTAGTACAATACAGGGGGAGGATTCGAATCACATTAGAAAGGATCTTCAAACCAACATATGGAAGAATCTGCATTACAAAGAGAGTGTATTGAAACAGAAGGCTAGAGTAAGGTGGATAAAGGAAGGTGACAATAATTCAAAATACTTTCACTCATGCCTGAAATCAAGATCTAGAAGGAATAATATAGTTTCCTTACAAACAGCCCAAGGGACCCTGGAAGGTGTGGAGGATATAAAAGCAGAG GACTTTCACAACAGAGCTTCCCTCCCTCGGGCTCTGTCTGCATCTTTTATCGCCTTAATTCCTAAGGTAGAGCATCCTCAAGGGCTGGAGGAATTTCGACCTATTTGCTTGATAGGATGCATATACAAAATAGTTTCAAAACTATTGGCAGCAAGATTAAGAGTAGTTATCGGGAAACTGGTCTCGAATTCTCAAACAGCTTTTGTGCCTGGTAGACAGATATTGGACGGTGTGCTCGTAGCAAATGAGATAATTGACTTGGCAAAGAGAACAAGTGATATTGTAGAAAGTACTAGTCAAatgtaa